In the Phenylobacterium soli genome, GCCGGCCGGGGCGCCGTTGAACTGGGTGACGACGATGCCGTCGGGATTGAGCGCCGCGCGCACCGCCCGCGTCACCCGCTGCACCCCGAGGATCAGGGGCGCCAGCACCGCCGGATCCTCGTCCAGCAGGTTGCGCGCCTCCGAGCGCTTGGGGATCACCAGGGTGTGGCCCTTGGCCTGGGGGAAGACGTCCATGAAGGCGAAGACGTGGTCGTCCTCGAACACCTTGGCCGCCGGCGCCTCGCCGCGGAGGATCTTGGCGAAGATGTTCCCCTGGTCGTAGGTCCCGTCCAAGCTCATGCGCGCGCTCCCTGTCTTGCCGGCGTCGTAACAAATCCTCCCCCTCAGGGGGAGCATCTACTCGCCCTGCCGGAAGGGCGAATACTCCTCGGTCAGCCACTCGATCTCCTCCTCCACGCCGGCGCGCTCGCGCTCGAGGAAGGCGTTGACCGGGCCGCGCAGCGCCGGGTCGGCGATGTAGTGGGCGGAGTAGACGGCCTTGGGCAGGTAGCCGCGGGCGATCTTGTGCTGGCCCTGCGCCCCGGCCTCGACGCGCGGCAGGCCGTGGAGGATCGCCCACTCGATGGCTTGGTAGTAGCAGAGCTCGAAGTGGAGGAAGGGCACGTCCTCGACGCAGCCCCAGTGGCGGCCATAGAGGCAGTCGTCGCCGATCAGGTTGAGGGCGCCGGCGATCCAGCGGCCGTGGCGGCGGGCCATGATCAAGAGTACGCGGTCGGCCATGCGCTCGCCGAGCATGGAGAAGAAGGCGCGCGTCAGATAGGGCCGGCCCCACTTGCGCGAGCCGGTGTCCATGTAGAAGCGGAAGAAGGCGTCCCAGTGCTCTTCGCTGAGGTCGCCGCCGGTCAGGCACTGGACCTCGACGCCCTCCAGGGCGTCACGGCGCTCGCGGCGGATGGTCTTGCGGCGGCCCGAGGACAGGGCGCCGAGGAAATCCTCGAAGGTGGAATAGCCGGCGTTCTGCCAGTGGTACTGCTGGCCCTCGCGCAGGCCGAAGCCCTGCTCGCCCAGCCAGCGCCACTCGGCCTCGGTGGGGAAGTTCACGTGCAGGCCCGAGGCGCCGTAGCGCTCGCAGAGCGTCAGCCCGCCGCCGACGAGGTAGCGCCAGCCCTCCTCCGCCTCGACGTCCGGCCGCACCAGAAGCCGCGGGCCGGTGACCGGGGTGAACGGCGCGGCCGAGAGGAGCTTGGGGTAATAGCGCCCGCCGGCCCGCTC is a window encoding:
- a CDS encoding HIT family protein, coding for MSLDGTYDQGNIFAKILRGEAPAAKVFEDDHVFAFMDVFPQAKGHTLVIPKRSEARNLLDEDPAVLAPLILGVQRVTRAVRAALNPDGIVVTQFNGAPAGQTIFHLHFHIIPRWEGVPLGRHAGGGMADPAELKVLAEQIAAKIS
- a CDS encoding GNAT family N-acetyltransferase; the protein is MTLKPAVRVCRRVAEIGREDWDACAANPAYAGNPFLRYDFLDALEEANCAVERAGWGPQHLVVDDEDGRAAAVMPLYLKSHSQGEYIFDHAWADAYERAGGRYYPKLLSAAPFTPVTGPRLLVRPDVEAEEGWRYLVGGGLTLCERYGASGLHVNFPTEAEWRWLGEQGFGLREGQQYHWQNAGYSTFEDFLGALSSGRRKTIRRERRDALEGVEVQCLTGGDLSEEHWDAFFRFYMDTGSRKWGRPYLTRAFFSMLGERMADRVLLIMARRHGRWIAGALNLIGDDCLYGRHWGCVEDVPFLHFELCYYQAIEWAILHGLPRVEAGAQGQHKIARGYLPKAVYSAHYIADPALRGPVNAFLERERAGVEEEIEWLTEEYSPFRQGE